The DNA sequence GACTTTCGGATCCGGCTTGCGGACCTGAGGGAATATCCCAGGGAGGCACAGATGCTCCTGTCCCCTGCAGGGGAAAAGGAGTTCACCGTATACCTCTACCGGTCCGACAACCTGTCCGACGAACAGAAGGAGCGCATCCTGGACTTCCGAAACTACAAGAACCGGGGGCGCTGGTACGTTCTTCTGGACGAGGCCCACAAGGGGGACCGGGAGGACTCCAAGCGCCAGCACATCTACAGCATCCTTTCCCGTAACGGATTTCTCTTTAACTTTTCCGCCACCTTCACCGACCCCCGGGACATCCTCACCACCGTCTACAACTTCAATCTCTCGGAGTTCGTGCGAAGGGGATACGGTAAGCACATCGCCATCCTCAGGGAAGAAAACCGCGCTTTCCGGGAGGGCGAGGACTTCACGGGCGAGGAAAAGCAACGCATCGTCCTCAAGGCCCTCCTCCTCCTGGCCTACGTCCGCAAGGTCCAGGAAAGCCTGCCCCGGGACCGAAAGGCCTACCACCGCCCCCTCATGCTCGTCCTGGTCAACTCCGTCAACACCGAGGACTCCGACCTGGAGCTCTTCTTCCGGGAGCTCGAGCGCATCGGCCGGGGGGACCTGAGCGGGGAGGCTTGGGATAGGGCCCGGGAAGAGCTTTGGCGGGAGCTGGAGGAGGGCCTGGAGTGGGTCTTTGAGGGGGAACGCTTCCGGGCAGATCGGGTGCTCTTTGAGGGCATTGGGCCGGGTGAGCTGCTCCGCCTGGTCTACAACGCCCCCGCACCCGGCGGCATAGAGGTGCTCCTGAGGCCCTCCAACCGCCAGGAGATGGCCTTCAAGCTGAAGAGCGCCGCAGAGCCCTTTGCCCTCATCAAGATCGGCGACATCTCCGGCTGGCTCAAGGATAAGCTGGAGGGGTACGAGGTCATAGAGGGGTACGAGGACGAGGGCTTCTTCAAGAGCCTGAGCGAAGAGGGCTCGCCCATCAACCTCCTCATGGGCTCCCGCACCTTCTACGAGGGCTGGGACTCCAACCGCCCCAACGTGATCACCTACATCAACATCGGCACGGGCACGGACGCGAGGAAGTTCATCCTCCAGTCGGTCGGGCGGGGGGTGCGGATCGAGCCCTTGCCCGGGAAGAGGCGGCGGCTACTATCCCTTTACAACGCAAAGGAGGTGGGCTCGGAGGAGTTTGAGGCCCTGCGGCGCCAGGCCGAAGCCCTGGAGACCCTCTTCATCCTCGGCACCAACCGGAAGGCCCTGGAGACCGTCATCCAGGAGCTGGACCAGCAGAAGACCCGGGAGGGGGAACACGAGCTGGCCCTGGAGGTGGACCCCGAGGTCAAGGAGGAGGTCCTTCTGGTTCCCGTCTACAAGGACGCGGAACGCCCCCTTCTGGAACGACGTGGGCTTCGCAAGTTTGAGATCTCCGAAGGGGAGCTACGGACCCTGGACGAATACGTGAAGTACCTGGGCGATCCGCGCCTTCTGGTGGCGCGCCATGGCGCCTCTCCCCAGGAAGTCGCCCTTCTCCTTCGGTGTCTGGAGAATAAGGCAGAGTGCTTCAACACCCAAAGCCATCGGCGCTACGGGCGGATGGAGCTTCTGCTTTCCCGCCTCTTCGCCTATTTCCGCCTCTCACCCAAAGAGGCCGAGGGGGTAAAGGAGCTCGAGGAGGAGATTCGCCACTTCCGGCGCATCAAGGTGTTTCTCCAGGACATCACCCCTCTCAAGGAGCGGATACAG is a window from the Thermus filiformis genome containing:
- a CDS encoding DEAD/DEAH box helicase family protein, which encodes MLEALPFADLPPAWQDHDLKSFSPTKRLWDYQQEALQYALKALWKYYEDLRDYGEGEGLEADQARKEALWRWYQEGGLRENLDLRIDKADIRQLLQEYYPLEGDRLPYRHLINRMGFWMATGSGKSLVIVKLLEVLWNLIRRGEIPPHPVMLLTARDDLLAQLRAHVEEFNAGRTDFRIRLADLREYPREAQMLLSPAGEKEFTVYLYRSDNLSDEQKERILDFRNYKNRGRWYVLLDEAHKGDREDSKRQHIYSILSRNGFLFNFSATFTDPRDILTTVYNFNLSEFVRRGYGKHIAILREENRAFREGEDFTGEEKQRIVLKALLLLAYVRKVQESLPRDRKAYHRPLMLVLVNSVNTEDSDLELFFRELERIGRGDLSGEAWDRAREELWRELEEGLEWVFEGERFRADRVLFEGIGPGELLRLVYNAPAPGGIEVLLRPSNRQEMAFKLKSAAEPFALIKIGDISGWLKDKLEGYEVIEGYEDEGFFKSLSEEGSPINLLMGSRTFYEGWDSNRPNVITYINIGTGTDARKFILQSVGRGVRIEPLPGKRRRLLSLYNAKEVGSEEFEALRRQAEALETLFILGTNRKALETVIQELDQQKTREGEHELALEVDPEVKEEVLLVPVYKDAERPLLERRGLRKFEISEGELRTLDEYVKYLGDPRLLVARHGASPQEVALLLRCLENKAECFNTQSHRRYGRMELLLSRLFAYFRLSPKEAEGVKELEEEIRHFRRIKVFLQDITPLKERIQRVLEAPQRREEMRALYDQGKLPFEEMLKQAQNLREEASLTHNGHTLRIKRVTRHYYVPVLLSESERIDWINHVIRHPSEVRFLNALEEYLNRPQNLFGGLDWWAFSKVDETLDEVYVPYYDPLSNAIRRFLPDFVFWLKKGNRYAIVFVDPKGIAHTGYQYKVDGFKEIYEESGKPREFPYKGLAVTVHLLLYTEDRGQAPQGYREYWADSPEAIPKVLLKEEQARAVS